One Nitrosomonas sp. PY1 DNA window includes the following coding sequences:
- a CDS encoding CNP1-like family protein has product MKLFSVLVTFSILIILSACANKTFKDQFEEEKTWTERATQLPPYPDMNNLLEFDATGQAVTGNQYLIDPASISVGEDGVIRFSLIIKSSSGALNVSYEGIRCETTERKLYALGRNDKTWAEPRVSEWEKLINVRQLYAQRELARNIFCPNRQIVRNKEDAIQALKTGYHPSMPR; this is encoded by the coding sequence ATGAAATTATTTTCCGTACTGGTCACTTTCTCAATACTGATCATACTATCCGCCTGTGCCAATAAAACATTCAAAGACCAATTTGAAGAAGAAAAAACTTGGACCGAACGTGCAACACAATTGCCGCCTTATCCCGATATGAATAACTTGTTGGAATTCGATGCGACAGGTCAAGCAGTCACGGGCAATCAATATCTGATCGATCCTGCTTCGATCAGCGTTGGTGAAGATGGGGTAATCCGGTTTAGCTTAATCATCAAATCTTCCTCTGGTGCTTTAAATGTCAGTTATGAAGGGATACGCTGCGAAACGACTGAAAGAAAGCTCTACGCACTCGGACGCAATGATAAAACCTGGGCAGAACCACGTGTATCAGAATGGGAAAAACTAATTAATGTTCGGCAACTTTATGCGCAAAGGGAATTGGCTAGAAATATTTTCTGCCCGAATCGACAAATAGTCAGAAACAAAGAAGACGCCATTCAAGCATTAAAAACAGGGTACCATCCAAGCATGCCTCGCTGA
- a CDS encoding DUF3501 family protein, which produces MKTVSRDSLLTLEAYAKVRSDFRSQVIAHKKPRKIALGNNISLIFEDALTVRYQIQEMLFAERIFQEADINHELETYTPLIPDGHNWKATMMIEYPDPVERAGKLANMIGIEDRVWVKIGEFDAIFAIADEDIERENSDKTSSVHFLRFELTVEMIQALHHNATLSMGIDHPAYSVTIDNIDAGTRASLLNDLTET; this is translated from the coding sequence ATGAAAACCGTTAGTCGCGACAGTTTACTAACATTAGAAGCATACGCCAAAGTACGCAGTGATTTTCGGAGTCAGGTCATAGCGCACAAGAAACCCCGAAAAATTGCTTTAGGAAACAATATTTCTCTGATTTTTGAAGATGCATTGACCGTACGATATCAAATTCAAGAAATGCTGTTTGCTGAGCGCATTTTTCAAGAAGCGGACATTAATCACGAGCTCGAAACTTATACGCCATTAATTCCAGATGGGCACAACTGGAAAGCCACGATGATGATTGAATATCCAGACCCGGTTGAACGCGCCGGAAAATTAGCGAATATGATTGGTATCGAAGATCGGGTATGGGTTAAGATAGGAGAATTCGATGCAATATTCGCGATTGCCGACGAAGATATCGAGCGTGAAAATTCCGACAAAACCTCCTCCGTACACTTTCTACGTTTTGAACTCACTGTTGAGATGATTCAAGCTTTGCATCACAATGCGACTCTCAGCATGGGCATTGATCACCCAGCCTACTCTGTAACGATTGATAACATCGACGCCGGTACACGTGCATCACTATTAAATGATTTAACTGAAACATGA
- a CDS encoding heterodisulfide reductase-related iron-sulfur binding cluster produces MASREGSLEAPERHPLDWKNANFYDSEKLQQEMERVFNVCHGCRRCVNLCTAFPRLFDLIDEGSTGEVDGVDKHRFQEVVDRCYLCDMCFMTKCPYVPPHEWNIDFPHLMLRAKAVKYQQSGAGFRDRLLSNTDLLGKINANPVVAPIVNTVNNTPLARKILDSTLGIHADRKLPEYTAHQFRSHAQSDANFTVKDGNKTPGKVAIYATCYVNYNEPGIGYDLLQILAHNEIPTYLVEQEACCGMPKLELGDLPAVEALKDRNIPHLLKFAQQGYAIISAVPSCVLMYKQELPLLFPEDTGVQAVAAAMFDPFEYLLFRYQDKLLKTDFKQSLNNVSYHIPCHQRVQNIGKKTRDVLQLIPGTTITTVERCSGHDGTWGVKSEHFADSMKIGRPVFKQMAAPNKPDYISSDCAIAARHIEQGMRNNDNNETAQKMHPLSLLRMAYGYDDHQQAIPGLQILSAQTHAFEEKI; encoded by the coding sequence ATGGCATCTCGCGAAGGTAGTTTAGAAGCCCCTGAGCGTCACCCATTAGACTGGAAAAATGCAAATTTCTACGATTCAGAAAAATTGCAACAGGAAATGGAACGTGTGTTTAATGTTTGCCACGGTTGCCGACGGTGTGTCAATCTTTGTACAGCTTTTCCACGTCTCTTTGATTTGATTGATGAAGGTTCAACAGGCGAAGTCGATGGTGTTGACAAACATCGCTTCCAAGAAGTGGTTGATCGCTGCTACTTATGCGACATGTGTTTCATGACCAAGTGCCCTTATGTGCCGCCACATGAATGGAACATAGATTTTCCGCATCTCATGCTGCGTGCCAAGGCGGTTAAATACCAGCAATCTGGTGCTGGTTTTCGCGACCGACTATTATCGAATACCGACTTATTAGGGAAGATCAATGCCAATCCAGTTGTCGCGCCAATCGTCAACACAGTAAACAATACGCCGCTTGCTCGTAAGATCTTGGATAGCACATTAGGCATACATGCTGACAGAAAGCTTCCTGAATACACAGCCCATCAATTCCGTTCCCACGCACAATCGGATGCTAATTTCACAGTAAAAGATGGGAACAAAACACCTGGGAAAGTGGCGATCTACGCAACTTGTTATGTTAATTACAACGAACCTGGCATTGGTTATGATTTGCTGCAAATCCTTGCGCATAACGAAATTCCAACGTATCTGGTGGAACAAGAAGCATGCTGTGGTATGCCAAAGCTTGAATTGGGCGATTTACCAGCGGTAGAAGCATTGAAAGACCGAAATATTCCGCACCTCCTGAAGTTTGCACAACAAGGCTATGCCATCATTTCTGCGGTTCCTTCTTGCGTATTGATGTATAAGCAAGAGCTTCCGCTGTTGTTTCCTGAAGATACCGGGGTACAGGCCGTTGCAGCTGCCATGTTTGATCCGTTTGAATACTTATTGTTTCGATATCAAGACAAGTTACTCAAAACAGATTTCAAACAATCGCTAAATAATGTTTCGTACCATATTCCCTGTCATCAGCGCGTGCAGAATATCGGCAAAAAGACGCGCGATGTGTTGCAATTAATTCCAGGAACAACGATCACCACTGTAGAGCGATGCTCCGGGCATGACGGTACTTGGGGTGTGAAAAGCGAACACTTTGCCGATTCGATGAAAATAGGTCGCCCAGTTTTCAAACAAATGGCTGCTCCCAACAAACCCGATTATATTAGTTCTGATTGTGCCATAGCAGCACGCCATATTGAACAAGGCATGCGTAACAACGACAATAATGAAACAGCACAAAAAATGCATCCGTTGAGTTTATTACGCATGGCTTACGGTTATGACGATCATCAACAAGCCATTCCAGGATTGCAAATTTTGTCTGCACAAACACATGCTTTCGAGGAAAAAATATGA
- a CDS encoding rubrerythrin family protein — protein MELKGSKTEANLKAAFSGESQANRRYLYFATKADVEGQNDVAAVFRSTAEGETGHAHGHLEYLETCGDPATGLHFGPTRDNLKTAIAGETHEYTDMYPGMTKTAREEGFDEIADWFETLAKAERSHANRFQRALDGLAD, from the coding sequence ATGGAACTCAAAGGATCTAAAACGGAAGCTAATTTAAAAGCTGCCTTTTCAGGTGAATCACAAGCCAATCGCCGCTACTTATATTTTGCAACTAAAGCCGACGTAGAGGGACAAAATGATGTCGCTGCGGTATTTCGCTCTACTGCCGAAGGCGAAACTGGGCATGCTCATGGCCATTTGGAATATCTTGAAACTTGTGGAGATCCAGCAACCGGATTGCACTTTGGTCCAACACGCGATAACCTAAAAACCGCCATTGCCGGTGAAACACATGAATATACCGATATGTATCCCGGCATGACTAAAACCGCTCGCGAAGAAGGCTTTGATGAAATTGCCGATTGGTTTGAGACCTTAGCTAAAGCCGAACGCTCGCATGCTAATCGCTTTCAACGTGCATTGGACGGCTTGGCAGATTAA
- the xth gene encoding exodeoxyribonuclease III, with protein sequence MKIATWNVNSLKVRLPHVVDWLASHQPEILCLQETKLIDDNFPHDEIRALGYHCLFNGQKTYNGVAIISQQSGTDMVSDIPQFCDEQRRVIAATYGDLRIVCVYVPNGESLESQKYQYKLQWLHALKGWLEQELCQYSRLIVLGDFNIAPEDRDVYDPDAWHDKVLCSEPERDAFKRLLSMGLQDSFRLFDQVEKSYTWWDYRMMAFRLNRGLRIDHILISDALAEDCVACTIDKQPRKLERPSDHAPVIVEIVIKG encoded by the coding sequence ATGAAAATTGCAACCTGGAACGTCAATTCACTCAAAGTAAGATTGCCGCATGTCGTAGATTGGCTAGCCAGTCATCAACCTGAAATCCTGTGCTTGCAAGAAACGAAGTTAATCGACGATAACTTTCCACACGACGAAATCCGCGCACTTGGTTATCACTGTTTGTTTAATGGACAAAAGACTTATAATGGCGTAGCGATTATAAGCCAGCAATCCGGGACTGATATGGTTTCCGATATTCCACAGTTTTGCGATGAACAAAGGCGAGTCATTGCTGCCACATATGGTGATTTACGGATTGTTTGCGTCTATGTACCTAATGGTGAATCGTTGGAATCACAGAAATATCAATATAAATTACAATGGTTACATGCGCTTAAAGGCTGGCTAGAGCAAGAATTATGTCAATATAGCCGATTGATTGTATTGGGTGATTTTAATATTGCACCCGAAGATCGCGATGTCTATGATCCCGATGCCTGGCATGACAAGGTGTTATGTAGCGAGCCGGAACGCGATGCCTTTAAACGGTTGCTGAGCATGGGGTTACAAGATAGTTTTCGTTTGTTTGATCAAGTTGAGAAATCCTATACGTGGTGGGATTATCGTATGATGGCTTTTCGTTTGAATCGAGGATTGCGAATTGATCACATTTTGATTAGTGATGCATTGGCTGAAGATTGCGTAGCTTGTACTATTGATAAGCAACCACGAAAACTAGAGCGGCCTTCGGATCACGCGCCAGTCATTGTTGAGATTGTTATCAAGGGGTAG
- a CDS encoding DUF4124 domain-containing protein: protein MLKNKFLVFCLSIGSTLLINTVQAGIYKHVDQNGKVTYSNIPSTNAKQLDLQPIVVMPPPTNSGSIDERIIQRRESMKFEEQRSQLQSKITEEEKRLNEVKEEYKDGVPDRLGSERNYQRYLDRVEHLRKEIQTRENSLNALRSEMQGLVEKKQDSTKPTP from the coding sequence ATGCTAAAAAACAAATTCCTCGTATTTTGTCTATCGATTGGTTCCACTTTACTTATTAATACGGTACAAGCGGGTATTTACAAACACGTCGATCAAAACGGCAAAGTCACTTATTCCAATATTCCTTCCACCAACGCAAAACAACTTGACCTGCAGCCTATCGTGGTCATGCCTCCCCCAACAAACTCCGGCAGTATCGATGAGCGCATCATACAACGCAGAGAATCAATGAAATTTGAAGAGCAACGTAGTCAATTGCAAAGTAAAATCACCGAAGAAGAAAAACGTTTGAATGAAGTCAAGGAAGAGTATAAGGACGGTGTTCCTGATCGGTTAGGTAGTGAACGTAACTATCAACGATATCTTGATCGAGTCGAACACCTTCGGAAAGAAATACAGACCCGAGAAAATAGTCTCAACGCATTACGCAGCGAAATGCAAGGCCTAGTCGAAAAAAAACAAGATTCTACAAAACCTACCCCTTGA
- a CDS encoding DUF4124 domain-containing protein produces MRIIDLSVIFVTTLLGFASIAVAGKEIYKLVDKDGNVTFTNRPARHAQKVNLASFSGSANTHTANTLVQKPVNAPSTIKNNAQKERDGTRRQILEKELHTENKLLSDTKQSLSQISQSDDNLQDGKIAQLKSKLFLHQRNISALKKELSRL; encoded by the coding sequence ATGAGAATCATAGACTTATCTGTAATTTTCGTAACAACGCTTTTGGGATTTGCATCCATTGCAGTCGCTGGAAAAGAAATTTACAAGCTAGTCGACAAAGATGGCAATGTTACGTTTACCAATCGTCCGGCACGTCATGCGCAGAAAGTCAATCTTGCCTCTTTTTCCGGGAGTGCCAATACTCATACCGCAAATACCTTAGTCCAAAAACCAGTCAATGCACCCAGCACTATTAAAAACAATGCTCAGAAAGAGCGCGATGGAACGCGGCGACAAATCCTAGAAAAAGAATTGCACACTGAGAACAAACTGCTTTCCGATACTAAGCAATCGTTATCGCAAATCAGCCAGAGCGATGATAACCTTCAAGACGGTAAAATTGCGCAACTTAAAAGCAAGTTATTTCTGCATCAACGAAACATCTCTGCTCTAAAAAAAGAACTTTCCAGATTATAA
- the glnA gene encoding type I glutamate--ammonia ligase → MAVADVLKLIQDNDVKFVDLRFTDTNGKEHHITVPAHTFDADKFEDGHPFDGSSIGGWKGIQASDMLLMPDPDTTNMDPFMDEPTLFITCDVVEPADGKGYNRDPRSLAKRAETYLKSTGIGDVAYFGPEPEFFIFDSIRWNIDISGCSVKIESEEAAWSSGNKYDSANTGHRPVVKGGYLPVPPVDSLQDIRSAMCLALEEMGIGVEVHHHEVATAGQCEIGTNFNTLVKRADWSQILKYVVHNVAHSYGKTATFMPKPIVGDNGSGMHVHQSIWKDGKNLFSGNGYAGLSELALYYIGGILKHAKALNAITNPSTNSYKRLVPGFEAPVNLAYSASNRSAAIRIPHTSSPKGRRIEVRFPDPMANPYLAFTALMMAGLDGIQNKIHPGDPMGKNLYDLPPEEAAKVPNVCASLDEALDCLDKDRDFLTRGSVFSNDMIDAYIQLKMAEVTRLRMTTHPVEFELYYSL, encoded by the coding sequence ATGGCTGTAGCTGATGTTTTGAAATTAATTCAAGACAATGATGTTAAGTTTGTTGATCTGCGCTTTACCGATACGAATGGTAAAGAACACCATATTACCGTACCTGCACACACCTTTGATGCCGATAAGTTTGAAGACGGTCATCCGTTTGATGGTTCTTCGATCGGTGGCTGGAAAGGTATTCAAGCTTCTGATATGCTGCTAATGCCGGATCCAGATACGACCAATATGGACCCATTCATGGATGAGCCCACCTTGTTCATCACCTGTGATGTAGTTGAACCCGCAGATGGAAAAGGCTATAACCGCGATCCTCGTTCGCTCGCAAAACGTGCAGAGACCTATTTAAAATCAACTGGTATCGGTGATGTGGCCTACTTTGGCCCGGAACCGGAGTTTTTTATTTTTGACTCGATTCGCTGGAACATTGATATATCGGGATGCTCGGTAAAAATCGAATCTGAAGAAGCAGCTTGGAGTTCCGGCAACAAATACGATAGCGCCAATACAGGTCACCGCCCGGTTGTAAAAGGTGGTTACCTTCCCGTTCCACCTGTCGATTCACTGCAGGATATACGCTCCGCTATGTGCCTTGCCTTAGAAGAAATGGGAATTGGCGTGGAAGTTCATCATCACGAAGTCGCTACCGCAGGACAATGCGAAATTGGTACAAACTTCAATACCCTGGTCAAACGAGCCGATTGGAGCCAAATACTAAAGTATGTCGTACACAATGTAGCGCACTCGTATGGTAAAACCGCCACATTTATGCCTAAACCGATCGTCGGTGATAATGGCTCCGGTATGCACGTGCATCAATCTATTTGGAAAGATGGCAAAAATCTTTTCTCAGGAAATGGTTATGCAGGTTTGTCCGAATTGGCGCTTTACTATATTGGCGGTATTCTGAAACATGCCAAAGCGCTAAACGCTATTACCAATCCCAGCACTAATTCTTATAAACGCTTGGTTCCCGGTTTTGAAGCACCTGTCAATTTAGCCTATTCAGCCAGTAACCGTTCAGCCGCTATTCGCATCCCTCATACCAGCAGCCCAAAAGGACGGCGCATTGAAGTACGCTTTCCCGACCCAATGGCCAATCCTTATTTAGCTTTTACCGCGCTTATGATGGCCGGACTAGATGGCATTCAGAATAAAATACATCCTGGTGATCCGATGGGTAAAAATCTATATGACTTACCACCTGAGGAAGCTGCTAAAGTTCCAAACGTTTGTGCGTCATTAGATGAAGCACTCGATTGTTTAGATAAAGATCGCGATTTTCTGACGCGTGGCAGTGTTTTTTCCAATGACATGATTGACGCCTACATTCAACTTAAAATGGCGGAAGTTACACGCTTGCGTATGACCACGCATCCAGTTGAATTTGAACTGTATTATAGCTTGTAA
- the recQ gene encoding DNA helicase RecQ — protein MSRALSILNKIFGYSSFRGQQAEVIDYVATGGDCLVLMPTGGGKSLCYQIPALLRPGVAIVVSPLIALMQNQVAALNEMGVRAAALNSSLLFEEAARIEQQLLAQRYDLLYIAPERLLAPRFLRLIERTPIALFAIDEAHCVSQWGHDFRPEYGQLYVLHQRFPLVPRIALTATADLDTRQEIIERLGLKDARVFIDSFDRPNIRYQVVDKSNSRMQLLNFIQSQHANEAGIVYCASRKRVEEITAWLADQGMRVVAYHAGMEMSQRRSNQERFLQEEGVIMVATIAFGMGIDKPNVRFVAHLDLPKSVEGYYQETGRAGRDGRMANAWMTYGLNDVINRRRMIEESQAHFKFKQVAVQKLQAMLTLCEATTCRRLQMLRYFGDNTVTESCGNCDVCLNPPQVWDATIAVQKALSCVYRTGQMFGVGHLVDVLRGNLTAHVKEWQHDTLSTFAIGEDLPGKTWRSIFRQLVALGLLTIDSEGYGVLRLTEASRVVLRGKQTVYLR, from the coding sequence ATGTCCAGAGCGCTTAGTATTCTCAATAAGATTTTTGGTTATTCGTCTTTCCGTGGGCAGCAAGCAGAGGTAATTGACTATGTTGCCACAGGTGGTGATTGCTTGGTTCTCATGCCGACCGGTGGCGGAAAATCACTGTGTTATCAAATTCCTGCTTTGCTACGTCCGGGTGTTGCGATTGTTGTTTCTCCCCTAATTGCATTAATGCAAAATCAGGTTGCTGCATTGAATGAAATGGGTGTGCGTGCTGCAGCGTTGAATTCATCACTGTTGTTTGAGGAAGCTGCACGGATAGAACAACAGTTATTGGCACAGCGCTATGATTTATTGTATATCGCGCCAGAACGTTTGTTGGCGCCCCGGTTTTTGCGTCTTATCGAGCGAACGCCCATCGCATTGTTTGCTATTGATGAAGCCCATTGCGTTTCGCAGTGGGGACATGATTTTCGTCCTGAATACGGCCAATTATATGTATTGCATCAACGTTTTCCTTTGGTTCCGCGAATTGCTTTGACTGCCACGGCTGATTTGGATACGCGCCAAGAAATCATTGAGCGGCTGGGATTGAAAGATGCCAGGGTATTTATCGATAGCTTCGATCGCCCCAATATTCGCTATCAAGTAGTCGATAAATCCAACAGTCGTATGCAGTTGCTGAATTTTATCCAATCGCAACATGCGAATGAAGCTGGAATTGTATATTGTGCTTCACGTAAAAGGGTTGAGGAAATTACAGCATGGTTGGCCGATCAAGGTATGCGAGTAGTTGCTTATCACGCCGGTATGGAAATGTCGCAACGTCGGTCAAACCAAGAAAGATTCTTGCAGGAAGAAGGTGTGATCATGGTGGCGACTATCGCTTTCGGGATGGGAATCGACAAGCCAAATGTACGTTTTGTTGCGCACTTGGATTTACCAAAAAGTGTAGAAGGTTATTATCAGGAAACGGGGCGAGCGGGGCGTGATGGTCGTATGGCTAATGCTTGGATGACATATGGATTGAATGATGTTATCAATCGTCGTCGTATGATCGAAGAATCCCAAGCACATTTCAAATTTAAGCAAGTTGCAGTGCAGAAATTGCAAGCAATGTTAACGCTATGCGAAGCCACCACATGCCGTCGTTTACAAATGCTGCGTTATTTTGGTGATAATACGGTAACCGAGTCGTGCGGGAATTGTGACGTTTGCTTGAATCCTCCGCAAGTATGGGATGCAACGATTGCTGTACAGAAGGCGCTTTCATGTGTTTATCGCACCGGACAGATGTTTGGTGTCGGGCATTTGGTGGATGTTTTGCGCGGTAATTTAACCGCACATGTTAAAGAGTGGCAACACGACACCTTAAGTACTTTTGCAATCGGTGAGGATTTACCCGGAAAAACCTGGCGATCGATATTCCGCCAATTGGTCGCATTAGGGTTATTGACAATCGATAGCGAAGGTTATGGTGTCTTACGTCTTACAGAGGCTAGCCGCGTAGTACTGAGAGGAAAGCAAACAGTGTATTTACGTTAA
- the pepP gene encoding Xaa-Pro aminopeptidase, whose translation MQTFTIPTQSYLKRRQLFAQHMQTGIAVIPTAPERIRNRDAHYPYRFDSYFYYLSGFTEPEAVLVIVAKTDKAPEKHILFCRAKDKEREIWDGYRYGPEAAKEVFSFDETYPVTQLDEILPTLLANQTVIYTALGHDSSWDQRVIRWMNQVRDQIRTGVMAPERITDCRVILDEMRLIKSSEELQVIQEAANISVQAHQCAMQTTKPDKYEYEIEAELLYTFNRLGARFPAYTSIVAGGANACVLHYVENTAKLKSGDLLLIDAGCELHGYASDITRTFPINGKFSAAQKDIYQLVLNAQTAAIAQVKPGNLWNDPHQAALRVLAQGFIDLGLCHGSLDAVLESEDYKRFYMHRTGHWLGMDVHDAGQYKQYGAWRALQSGMVLTVEPGCYIRADDKVAEHFWNIGIRIEDDVVVTASDHHILTAAAPKTIADIEELMQ comes from the coding sequence ATGCAAACCTTCACGATACCCACTCAATCTTATCTTAAACGTCGTCAATTGTTTGCTCAGCATATGCAAACGGGGATTGCGGTCATTCCAACGGCACCAGAACGAATACGTAATCGTGACGCGCACTACCCCTATCGTTTCGATAGCTACTTCTATTATTTGAGTGGCTTCACCGAACCAGAAGCAGTGCTAGTTATCGTTGCAAAGACAGACAAGGCACCGGAAAAACATATTCTATTTTGCCGCGCGAAAGACAAAGAACGGGAAATCTGGGATGGATATCGCTATGGCCCTGAAGCAGCCAAAGAAGTCTTTAGTTTTGATGAAACCTATCCGGTTACGCAATTGGATGAAATACTGCCCACTTTACTAGCAAATCAAACGGTTATTTATACTGCATTGGGGCATGACTCCTCCTGGGATCAACGGGTAATCCGCTGGATGAATCAAGTTCGCGATCAAATCCGCACTGGCGTGATGGCACCGGAAAGAATCACAGATTGCCGCGTTATTCTGGATGAAATGCGTTTGATCAAAAGCAGCGAAGAACTACAAGTAATACAAGAAGCTGCCAACATTTCCGTACAAGCGCATCAGTGCGCCATGCAAACAACAAAGCCGGATAAATACGAATACGAAATTGAAGCCGAGTTGCTTTATACCTTCAATCGGCTAGGCGCCCGCTTTCCAGCTTACACGTCGATCGTTGCCGGTGGCGCCAATGCGTGTGTATTGCATTATGTCGAAAATACTGCAAAATTGAAATCCGGTGATTTGTTATTGATTGATGCCGGGTGTGAATTGCATGGTTATGCTTCGGACATTACCCGCACTTTTCCAATCAATGGAAAGTTCTCTGCGGCGCAAAAGGATATTTATCAACTGGTGTTAAATGCACAGACCGCTGCTATTGCGCAGGTAAAACCAGGAAATCTATGGAATGACCCGCATCAGGCAGCATTACGAGTTTTAGCGCAAGGCTTTATTGATTTAGGTCTGTGTCATGGCAGCCTCGATGCCGTGCTAGAATCCGAGGACTACAAACGTTTTTACATGCATCGCACCGGGCACTGGTTAGGTATGGATGTACATGATGCAGGTCAATATAAGCAATACGGTGCATGGCGCGCATTGCAATCAGGCATGGTTTTGACGGTAGAACCCGGATGTTACATTCGAGCAGATGACAAAGTTGCGGAACATTTTTGGAATATCGGTATTCGAATAGAAGACGATGTTGTTGTAACTGCAAGCGATCACCATATATTAACCGCAGCAGCACCTAAAACCATCGCTGACATAGAGGAGCTAATGCAATGA
- the murU gene encoding N-acetylmuramate alpha-1-phosphate uridylyltransferase MurU has protein sequence MATHFSHNPYRAMILAAGQGKRMRPLTDNLPKPLLKAGKYALIEYQIFNLARAGFMDIVINHAYLGAMIEEALGNGNQYGIHIRYSPETSVLETAGGIANAMHLLSNPQQTMPFLVVNGDIYCEFDYALLRATLDSMQAHTKQRLAHLILVDNPEHHPEGDFSLQHGYVTSAETKRLTFSGIGLYRPQFFHTVASGEAAKLAPLLRQAMQNNQVTGEYFPGRWIDVGTPERLQQLDNRLKTQAQS, from the coding sequence TTGGCTACACATTTTAGCCATAATCCTTACCGTGCAATGATCCTAGCAGCCGGACAAGGAAAGCGCATGCGCCCGTTAACCGATAATTTACCCAAACCATTACTGAAAGCTGGCAAATATGCCTTGATCGAATATCAAATTTTTAATCTGGCACGTGCAGGATTTATGGATATTGTCATCAATCATGCTTATCTCGGCGCAATGATCGAAGAGGCTTTGGGAAATGGCAACCAATATGGCATTCATATTCGCTACTCACCGGAAACATCCGTACTCGAAACAGCCGGCGGCATTGCCAATGCAATGCATTTACTCAGCAATCCTCAACAAACAATGCCTTTTCTAGTAGTGAATGGCGATATTTATTGCGAATTTGATTACGCGCTACTACGCGCCACACTGGATAGCATGCAAGCACATACAAAACAAAGGTTAGCGCATCTTATCTTGGTAGATAATCCCGAACATCATCCAGAGGGTGATTTTTCTTTGCAGCATGGATATGTTACCTCAGCAGAAACAAAGAGGCTTACATTTAGTGGCATCGGTCTGTACCGACCGCAATTTTTTCATACCGTTGCATCAGGTGAAGCTGCAAAATTGGCACCACTGTTACGCCAAGCTATGCAAAATAACCAGGTAACCGGCGAATACTTTCCTGGTCGATGGATCGATGTAGGTACCCCTGAACGCCTGCAACAATTGGACAATCGCCTGAAAACACAGGCACAATCATAA